The genomic interval TATTGGATACAGATGTGTACAACAAGTACACAATGTAAACCGGATTTGCAGGAGAAAAGAATATGTCCGAGTCGTTGATTAAATCTGTCCAGGATATGCTGAATGAAGAGAAGTGGACCCGCGCCACAATCAGTAATTATTCAATCAGCAACTTCAAGGAACTGGATTCCATCCTACGCGATGCAAAGCAGGCTAACTGCATCGATGAAATCAAGGCTCTGTGCGATGAACACTTGTCTCACACGAAAAACAGCATCATAGCGCTATACATATCCGGAATTTCCGCGCTTTCACGACAGCTTCTCGACGATTCGGCCCTTATAAGCTTGATAAGCATTTTCATAGACAATCACAAAAACCCGATCGTAGAGTATCTGTGCGTCAGAATGCTCGATTACGGCGAATCGAAATTCGCTCTCCGCACTCTTGCAGACTGCTACAAGGAATCGGACGACGAAAAGATCTACGACATTTGGGAGCGTCTGGTCAAAATCGACTATGAAGAAGCGGACATCACAAAACAGCTGGCTGAAAAGTATGAAAAAGACGGTGAAATGGAACCAGCCGTCGAGTTTTATAAAAAAGCGCTGTATAGATACATCAACCGAAAGCAGGCGAACGCGGTCAAGGAAATCTGGTCGCATCTCGTCGCGTTGATTCCCGATGAAATCGATTTTTTCTATCATGTACAACGCAAAATTTCCAAAATCATGGGCGACGACAGAAGCGCGATGCTCATGCAGGAAGTCTACGAGTACTACAAGACGAAACAGGAATGGGCGACCGCGATCGACATATTGAAAATCATTCTCGGTTACGACGACAAGGATTCGTGGGCGAGAAAAGAGATCGTCGAATGCTTCCGGGGCAAGCACGCCGGACACAGCCAGCTTGACGAATACATCCGCGCTTCGAACCTCAATCAGAGCTGGCGAAATGTTTTTGAAGCAATAGCTGAATTCGAAAAACATATTTCATTCGACGCGGGAAATTTCGTATACCATCGATCATGGGGCGTAGGCCGCATCGCGAGCGTAAAAAACGACGAGATTACCATCGATTTCGCAAAGAACAGGGGCCATACGATGAGCCTCAAGATGGGCGTGAGCTCCCTGCAAACTTTATCGAAGGATCATATATCAGTTCTCCGCGCCATCTGGAAAAAAGAGAAGCTTTACGACAAAGTGAAGAGCGACATCACCTGGGCTTTGAAAACGATTATCAAGAGCTACGACAATAATTGCGACCTGAAAAAGGTTAAAGCTGAACTTGTTCCTTCTATTTTAACCGCGAATGAATGGACGAGCTGGAGCACGAAGGCGAGAAAGATACTTCAGGAGGATCCAAGCTTCGGCGTAAATCCTACGAACATCGACCTTTACGTCGTACGCGATCGGCCCATCTCTATAGAAGAAAAACTGTTCAACGAGTTCAAGGCTCAAAAGAACTTCTTCGCTAGAATCGACCTGCTCATGATGTTCTCGGAACGAGCGGAGCCCGATTCGGAATATTTCGCTGAAATGTTCTCATACTTCGCCGGCTATCTCAAGGCGTTCAATCAGGTTAACGAACAGGTCATCGCGTCGTATCTAGTTGTTAAACAGCTCGTAGCGAAGCATCCCCACCTCAATCCGGGGCTTCACTATAATTTCGCAGAGCTTTTCTCGGAAATCGAAGATCCTTCGTCCGTTTATATAGCGCTGAAAGACTCCGGACTTAAGAGAAGCTATCTTCAGGATATAAAGAATTTCCTCATCAACTGGCCGGACATCTACGTAAAGCTGTTCCCTTCGGTTCTGAGCGTAGACATCATCCAATCTCTTGTTCTCGACGGATATACCGAGAAAGTACAGACCCTGGCAGATCTTTGCTTCGATAATTACCGGGACTACAGAGAGGGCGCGATCTGGTTCTTCAAGAATTCGCAGGAAGCGGAGTGGTTCAAGGAACTCAATATTCCCTATGAGAAGCAGCTCATCACGCTTATTCACATTCTCGACATCACCTACCGCGAGATCGCCAACCATCGGGAGACAACCGAAAACAGAAAGATCAACCGCCAGGTGCTGAACATCCTCTTCGGCAAGGATGCCTTGCTGGAGAACTACATCCTCAAGAGCGACGTAGACACCATTACCCGAATTTATACCCTCATCGACGACGTGAAGGATCTCGATCCTTCCTTGAAGATGAATCTTCGAAACAAGATCCTTGAGAATCACAAGGGATTCAAGTTCTTCGGTTCGGAAGAAAAAACCGTCGTATCGAGAGGTCTTATCGTCACATCGCGCATGCTTGAAGAAAAGAAAAAGCAGCTGCAGCAGATTATCGAGGTTGAAGTTCCCGCCAACTCGAAAGAAATCGGATTCGCCCTGTCCCTCGGGGACTTGAGAGAAAACGCTGAATACAAGGCGGCGAAGGAGCGTCAGAATATTCTCAATACAACGGCGACCAGGCTTCAGGAAGAAATCGACCGGGCGCAGACCTTCGATCCTACTACCGTCACCGTCATCAGAGTGTCTTTCGGCACAATTGTAACGTTGAAAAACAACGACACCGGCCTCGACGAAACTTACACGATCCTCGGCCCCTGGGAATCCGATCCCGACAACAAGATTATTTCCTACATGTCGCCGTTCGGAAACGCAATATTGAATCACCGGGAAGGCGAAAACCTTACCTTCACGATCAACGAAAAGGAATATAATTATTCCATCAAAAACATTGCCGCGGCTTCTTTCTAGAATGTAATCGACGCTCGTTGAAGCATGCACTCTGAAAACGGGTGCGTGCTTTTTGTTTTTCCGGGACGCACTCGCGAAAAACAATATAAAAGAAAATTAAAACCGTGGAAGTGCAAAAGGGTATCATTATGAAGAAAAAACAGGGATTTCTTGCGCTGATTCTTCTCATCGGATCGCTTCTAAGAATTCAAGCGGCAAGCGCCGATATCGTTGTTTTGATGGATACATCCGGTACGATACTTCCCTGGTTTGATCAGATAAATAGCCGGGTTCTGGTCGATATAACGGAAAAATTCGTTCGCCCGGGCGACACGTTTCATCTGGTTTCATTTAATTCCCGCGTAAATCTTGAAATCGTACAACCGGTAAAAACAGAATCAGACATATCAAAAATCGTTTCAAGATTTATGCTGTTGTATCCGTTGGGACAAAACTCGGACTTTATTTCCGGTCTTCATTTCACTTGGCAATATTTATCTACCCTGAACCAATCTACCGAAAAAATAGTCATCATCATTTCCGATGGAATATTCAATCCTCCGAAGAGCAGCGACTTTCAAGCCTTGACGACTGAACAGGTAGAATCCGAAATCAACATGATGACTGCGAAAATCAGAGGCGCCGGATGGCAGGTATACTATGTAAAGTTGCCCTTTCCGGACGACGCCATTGTTACGAACCTCGACGGAACAACGCAAATTCATCCTGTTCCAGGATCAAAAGAGAAGAAAGAGCAGCACAGCCGAGCAATACAGGATAATATCGGAAATAGCGATTCGGATGGTTCGGAAAAAGCAGTTGTAACGTCTAAAGCCGGGGAAACAGGCGGATCGCCCGATGCAACAAAATCCACTTCAACCGGCACAGTATATCAGGACATATCGAGCACATTCACAGATGCCCTTGCGATAACCCCGAGCATTCTCCCGGAAGAGGGAGCCGAGCTGACCTTCACAGATTCGGCTTTCGGCATGCCTGAAGTCTCTTTTCCGGATAATCTCGGTAAACGGGGAAGACAGTTCGCCCTACCCTTGAAGATAACCAATCCATCGTCGCAGAATCTCAATCTGGAACTTGTCAGCATTTACCTTAACGGTGCTGATGTTTTGGAAGAAAAAAACTTCATCCGCATCAATCCGGGAAAAACGGCAACGCTTAAAGCTCAAATCAAAATTCCTGCAACCGTAGAATTGGGGTTGCATGATTTTCTCTTTACGCTTCGATTCGCAGGGAACACTCGCGTACTGCCTCAGGAAGGATTGGTTTCTGTCCAGCTTGTCCCGTTTTCCTTTACAACAGTCGTGAAAAA from Teretinema zuelzerae carries:
- a CDS encoding vWA domain-containing protein, producing MKKKQGFLALILLIGSLLRIQAASADIVVLMDTSGTILPWFDQINSRVLVDITEKFVRPGDTFHLVSFNSRVNLEIVQPVKTESDISKIVSRFMLLYPLGQNSDFISGLHFTWQYLSTLNQSTEKIVIIISDGIFNPPKSSDFQALTTEQVESEINMMTAKIRGAGWQVYYVKLPFPDDAIVTNLDGTTQIHPVPGSKEKKEQHSRAIQDNIGNSDSDGSEKAVVTSKAGETGGSPDATKSTSTGTVYQDISSTFTDALAITPSILPEEGAELTFTDSAFGMPEVSFPDNLGKRGRQFALPLKITNPSSQNLNLELVSIYLNGADVLEEKNFIRINPGKTATLKAQIKIPATVELGLHDFLFTLRFAGNTRVLPQEGLVSVQLVPFSFTTVVKNGRTFSYAVFIIILTVLSAFLIAFFILKRTSKPSHVLRRANYGETDERRETKEFAVSTGTGDTLSAKKIEQITPKPYSSERIASSRLSTEQQQLDRTNSNALTQMPESRKKIFQFETAKPYDSSALDEFSDGAASKQQAGETLAASIQKKPDQSTVSALARLQEEEKRNRLAILNASKPAYHKAETVRKGADPSQQIEIKSNKRIMLEIVVDRQNPHIGKRNIHVLKPGSRFSIGGNNSSFLVFLVRFPSRIAELRYDGEKCDLAIIKPEYFPLEANNIIPDCVGRTFKIVSDRGYEVSFRFAEYEDPVIKLNEMLRSISI
- the greA gene encoding transcription elongation factor GreA, whose protein sequence is MSESLIKSVQDMLNEEKWTRATISNYSISNFKELDSILRDAKQANCIDEIKALCDEHLSHTKNSIIALYISGISALSRQLLDDSALISLISIFIDNHKNPIVEYLCVRMLDYGESKFALRTLADCYKESDDEKIYDIWERLVKIDYEEADITKQLAEKYEKDGEMEPAVEFYKKALYRYINRKQANAVKEIWSHLVALIPDEIDFFYHVQRKISKIMGDDRSAMLMQEVYEYYKTKQEWATAIDILKIILGYDDKDSWARKEIVECFRGKHAGHSQLDEYIRASNLNQSWRNVFEAIAEFEKHISFDAGNFVYHRSWGVGRIASVKNDEITIDFAKNRGHTMSLKMGVSSLQTLSKDHISVLRAIWKKEKLYDKVKSDITWALKTIIKSYDNNCDLKKVKAELVPSILTANEWTSWSTKARKILQEDPSFGVNPTNIDLYVVRDRPISIEEKLFNEFKAQKNFFARIDLLMMFSERAEPDSEYFAEMFSYFAGYLKAFNQVNEQVIASYLVVKQLVAKHPHLNPGLHYNFAELFSEIEDPSSVYIALKDSGLKRSYLQDIKNFLINWPDIYVKLFPSVLSVDIIQSLVLDGYTEKVQTLADLCFDNYRDYREGAIWFFKNSQEAEWFKELNIPYEKQLITLIHILDITYREIANHRETTENRKINRQVLNILFGKDALLENYILKSDVDTITRIYTLIDDVKDLDPSLKMNLRNKILENHKGFKFFGSEEKTVVSRGLIVTSRMLEEKKKQLQQIIEVEVPANSKEIGFALSLGDLRENAEYKAAKERQNILNTTATRLQEEIDRAQTFDPTTVTVIRVSFGTIVTLKNNDTGLDETYTILGPWESDPDNKIISYMSPFGNAILNHREGENLTFTINEKEYNYSIKNIAAASF